The Lonchura striata isolate bLonStr1 chromosome Z, bLonStr1.mat, whole genome shotgun sequence genome window below encodes:
- the AGXT2 gene encoding alanine--glyoxylate aminotransferase 2, mitochondrial isoform X2, with protein sequence MQKIREQNIAPSLRTYYKKPLLLHQGHMQWLFDHEGQRYLDLFAGIVTVSVGHCHPKVTMATQKQLARLWHTTNIYMYPAIHEYAEKLTSLFPDPLKVVYLTNSGSEANDLAMFMARLHTRNFDIISLRGGYHGGSPYTLGLTSLTHYKHGVANGFGCTTTMLPDVFRGPWGGSHCRDSPVQTVRKCSCSEVACLAKDQYIEQFKDTLNTSVPKTVAGFIAEPIQGVNGAVQYPRNFLKEAYQLIREKGGLCISDEVQTGFGRTGSHFWGFQTHGVVPDIVTLAKGIGNGFPMAAVVTTKEIASSLAQNLHFNTFGGNPLACVVGAAVLDAIEEDGLQKNSEDVGTYMLLELAKLRDKFEIVGDVRGKGLMIGVEMVTDKDNRHPLPAEEISQIWEDCKDMGVLIGRGGLYSQTFRIKPPMCITKSDVDFAVEVFCTALQRHVERAAAK encoded by the exons ATGCAGAAGATCCGTGAGCAAAATATTGCACCTTCACTGCGAACGTATTACAAGAAGCCATTGCTGCTGCACCAGGGGCATATGCAGTGGTTGTTTGATCATGAGGGACAAAGATATCTTGATCTCTTTGCTGGAATTGTCACTGTCAGTGTTGGACACTGTCACCC GAAGGTAACTATGGCTACCCAGAAGCAGCTGGCTCGCCTGTGGCATACCACCAACATCTACATGTACCCAGCAATCCATGAGTATGCTGAGAAGCTAACTTCTCTTTTTCCAGATCCACTGAAG GTGGTTTATCTCACCAACAGCGGATCAGAAGCCAATGATCTAGCTATGTTCATGGCAAGGCTACACACCCGTAACTTCGACATCATCTCTCTCAG AGGAGGATACCACGGAGGCAGCCCTTACACGCTGGGTTTGACATCTCTGACTCATTATAAGCATGGTGTTGCCAATGGCTTTGGCTGTACAACT ACAATGCTACCAGATGTTTTTCGTGGTCCATGGGGAGGCAGCCATTGTAGAGATTCTCCAGTGCAAACTGTTCGAAAATGCAGCTGCTCTGAAG TTGCATGTCTTGCAAAAGACCAGTACATTGAACAGTTCAAAGATACTCTGAATACCTCAGTGCCGAAGACAGTAGCTGGATTTATTGCTGAACCAATCCAA GGTGTTAATGGAGCTGTTCAGTACCCAAGAAATTTCTTAAAGGAAGCTTATCAGCTTATACGGGAAAAAGGGGGCCTTTGCATTTCAGATGAA gTACAGACAGGATTTGGACGGACAGGCAGCCATTTCTGGGGGTTTCAAACACATGGTGTAGTCCCTGACATCGTTACTTTGGCAAAAGGAATTGGTAATGGCTTCCCAATGGCAGCTGTTGTTACAACAAAAG agATTGCAAGTTCCTTGGCTCAAAACCTTCACTTTAATACGTTTGGAGGAAACCCTCTGGCCTGTGTAGTTGGAGCTGCAGTTCTTGAC GCTATTGAAGAAGATGGTCTCCAAAAAAATAGTGAGGATGTGGGAACATACATGCTGCTGGAGTTGGCTAAACTACGGGATAAATTCGAGATTGTTGGAGATGTCCGTGGCAAGGGACTTATGATTGGAGTAGAAATGGTGACAGATAAG GACAACCGACACCCTCTTCCAGCTGAAGAAATCAGTCAAATCTGGGAGGACTGTAAAGATATGGGGGTTCTGATTGGCAGAGGAGGACTCTACAGTCAG